From one Plasmodium chabaudi chabaudi strain AS genome assembly, chromosome: 4 genomic stretch:
- a CDS encoding 60S ribosomal protein L26, putative has protein sequence MKLNTKISSSRRKMRKAHFSAPAGLRRKIMSSKLSKELRLKYNIRTLPIRKDDEVLICRGHNHGREGKVVKINRKRFKIYVERVTREKVNGESTFIGIHPSNVILTKLKIDKNRKKVLDRKGAKDTA, from the exons atgaagcTTAACACAA aaatatCATCATCCCGACGAAAAATGAGAAAAGCTCATTTTTCTGCACCAGCAGGTCTTAGAAGGAAAATTATGTCATCTAAATTGTCAAAAGAATTGAGACTAAAATATAAC ATTCGTACCTTGCCAATCAGAAAAGATGACGAAGTTCTCATATGCAGAGGACATAATCACGGAAGAGAAGGAAAAgttgtaaaaattaatagaaagagatttaaaatatacgTTGAAAGAGTTACAAGAGAAAAAGTTAATGGTGAATCTACTTTCATAGGTATTCACCCAAGCAAtgttatattaacaaaactAAAAATTGACAAAAATCGTAAAAAAGTATTAGATAGAAAAGGAGCAAAAGATACTGCATAA
- a CDS encoding ubiquitin-protein ligase, putative produces the protein MKSNLCIILIFFVYGINRTYCFNNVITNNTKFLSKENQLKIRKYNSNNHNKDEISLPEHLTLKDTLGYVSTLLDVDEYERGSQKRVPLSVEGSVENEDEIGFKNEMMSFESNTYNADKNGNGMGNNRTGTDNVEYDNSNNNEEENKRKKLFDLAMELKDGSKNRKQDIQKSIKIFEKLIMNKKKDQITSLSYYELGKIYFFGFKNYFFAYKRNIKLSLYYLKKSSEMKNPGAFHFLSFIYFFEFNRKPNNEIVEEIEEGRKKKVVNSHKKRTNDEVKIRAHFIKKAIEYEIEGCLLNYTPSILAMGYRYLYGIHLKKNCEKSKDYYKLIAENVMNSDYINIPLSDLDLLNKGNINIHNEISNLKNNEEEILEFLKEQIKGGDVMAMYDLGKKYKDEKNFTQAFEYINEASKKNNILALKELGIIYLYGYGTEKDIKKSIENFSKAAEAGDVESKCYLGYIYYFIDGHRDLKLSLKYLTEAANHDHAEALFFLAEIILDISVKKRQISDNVYKIVFKLYEHSADLGYVQGYFREAQLYEIGKGIKESCLNSALSYKFVAESTPWANEIRQGMNYYIEKDFIKSFYTYALAAYEGYEVAQSNFIYIYKNNNLKNYVKPEKVMQVLHLLYSQGNYKTLYEMGEIYKEQNKQNLSIYYHKMGLNKGDLRNLLPLSYYYEQNKDNDRALKYVSYFIKQTGREQESNDTKMEKIKSILDKSLLYFRKYKLFFKTFYNTKKKEKKNGV, from the exons atgaaaagcAATCTTTGTATTAtcctaatattttttgtttatggTATAAATAGAACTTACTGTTTTAATAATGttataacaaataatacaaaatttttatctaaagaaaatcaattaaaaattagaaaatacAATTCAAACAACCATAATAAGGATGAGATAAGTCTACCAGAACATTTGACTCTTAAGGATACGCTAGGTTATGTATCCACACTCTTGGATGTTGACGAATATGAGAGAGGTTCTCAAAAGCGAGTACCACTGAGTGTTGAAGGGAGTGTGGAAAACGAGGATGAAATTGGtttcaaaaatgaaatgatGTCTTTTGAAAGTAACACATACAATGCTGATAAGAACGGTAATGGGATGGGAAATAATCGGACAGGAACAGATAATGTAGAATATGATAACTCAAACaataatgaagaagaaaataaacgaaaaaaattatttgatcTAGCTATGGAATTAAAAGATGGAtcaaaaaatcgaaaacaagatatacaaaaaagtataaaaatatttgaaaaattaataatgaataaaaaaaaagatcaAATAACTTCTTTATCATATTATGAAttaggaaaaatatatttttttggttttaaaaattatttttttgcctataaaagaaatataaaattaagtttatattatttaaaaaagtctagtgaaatgaaaaatccAGGGgctttccattttttaagttttatatatttttttgaatttaacAGAAAGCCAAATAACGAAATAGTAGAAGAAATTGAAGAGGGTCGAAAGAAAAAGGTTGTAAATAgccataaaaaaagaacaaacgatgaagtaaaaataagagcacattttattaaaaaagcaaTCGAATATGAAATAGAAGGttgtttattaaattacACACCTTCTATTTTGGCAATGGGATATAGATATTTATATGGtatacatttaaaaaagaattgtGAAAAATCGAaagattattataaattaatagcGGAAAATGTAATGAATTCAGATTATATTAACATTCCTTTGTCTGATCTTGATTTGTTAAACAAAggtaatataaatattcataatgaaattagtaatttaaaaaataatgaagaagagattttagaatttttaaaagaacaAATTAAAGGTGGTGATGTTATGGCAATGTATGAtcttggaaaaaaatataaagatgaaaaaaattttactCAAGcctttgaatatataaatgaggcatcaaaaaaaaataatatattagcTTTAAAAGAGTTgggtataatatatttgtatggTTATGGCACTGAAAaggatattaaaaaaagtattgaAAACTTTTCCAAA GCAGCGGAAGCGGGAGATGTCGAGTCGAAGTGCTATTTGGGATACATTTACTATTTCATTGATGGTCACAGGGATTTAAAATTgtcattaaaatatttgaccGAAGCAGCAAACCATGATCATGCAGAagctcttttttttctggcagaaataattttagaTATTTCagttaaaaaaagacaaattTCCGATAATGTATACAAAAtagtatttaaattatatgagcATTCAGCAGATTTAGGATATGTTCAGGGATATTTTCGAGAAGCacaattatatgaaattgGAAAAGGTATTAAAGAATCATGTTTGAATTCAGCCCTTTCCTACAAATTCGTTGCTGAGAGTACCCCATGGGCCAACGAAATACGACAAG GCATGAACTACTATATCGAAAAGGACTTTATAAAGTCGTTCTACACATATGCATTGGCTGCATATGAGGGATATGAAGTAGCCCAAAGCAAtttcatatacatatataaaaataataatttaaaaaattatgttaaaCCTGAAAAGGTTATGCAAGTGTTACACTTATTGTATAGCCAAGGGAATTACAAAACTTTATATGAAATGGGAgagatatataaagaacaaaataaacaaaactTATcgatatattatcataaaatGGGATTAAATAAGGGGGATCTCAGAAATCTTCTCCCTTTGTCCtattattatgaacaaaataaggATAACGATAG GGCGCTAAAATATGTAAGCTACTTCATAAAGCAAACCGGAAGAGAACAAGAATCGAATGACacaaaaatggaaaaaataaaaagtatacTTGACAAATCATTGCTATActttagaaaatataagttattttttaaaacgttttataacacaaaaaaaaaagaaaaaaaaaatggagtCTAA
- a CDS encoding YGGT family protein, putative: MPFNFIYILFIIFFLLPGNIEGKKVNISAYKAYILYSQKTKKYQLLTPRNKAIKNIKEIQKVKSSIYLHNTIQNLIINNKLFLFRYFVIPASIRLFFKNLRFLRLPLLHFVRIYKFIIYIRCLLEWLPQVNPHLSPFVYVFTYTNSYVQFFHKSVPNVFGIDLSGVFSWLFLELVESFLS, encoded by the exons atgccttttaattttatctatatcttgtttattatattctttttattaccTGGAAATATAGAAGGTAAAAAGGTTAACATATCAGCATATAAAgcctatattttatattcccAAAAAACGAAGAAATATCAATTATTAACCCCACGTAATAAagctattaaaaatattaaggAAATACAGAAAGTTAAATCAAGTATTTATCTTCACAATACAATTCAG AATCTAATAATCAACAATAAACTATTTCTGTTTAGATATTTTGTTATCCCTGCGTCTATTAg acttttttttaaaaatctTCGATTTCTGAGATTGCCATTACTACATTTCGTAAG gatatacaaatttataatatatatccgGTGCCTTCTTGAATGGCTCCCCCAAGTTAATCCACACTTAAGTCCTTTTGTTTATGTTTTCACATACACAAATAGTTATGTCCAATTTTTTCAT aAATCTGTTCCCAACGTGTTCGGAATCGATTTAAGTGGAGTTTTTTCTTGGCTTTTTCTTGAGCTAGTAGAAagttttttatcataa
- a CDS encoding Ras-like G protein, putative produces the protein MKYINKIVLIKNVYYKHVQFRKIYYKINIVGACNSGKSTLNNCLLEKLNETHKKSVINNIENYCIQNNENLITIENRKCLIVDTLGVNEKMLKKLEIWKSKNYDKNFENNNIIKNYFNTIINSNLILFPVKGSEIRQADILAHNIIKDIYKQHDNIFTIVQNNLDDIYFDEIKYNFLDMYEHFTNIIFFPYSLDSHNKNANLINIIKERVKQTKIEADKSVIRNNVSKNEQASFKTDFYEDPSKSDEYDMHEFIDDSLRIFRPTLNGEIKNYFYKFIDLKKKEKSNDQLFNDYFSKKILNKELKTISQDDLQKKYANRMYEPRKEENNNNDYNNNNDIDQSNNENETKALKDEGKWIDPNNIEKWVQENTEDGKEKKIFKKLKNKRMELLRKIINRDKDTNLYSLINLSKNQISINQENEKNKISSDDNDVTSHCVEEETQVCQPGDSANYLEEDEISKCSSYDTFDESTMAKEERANDWISKTANLAEHKSENKPSEIKVCILGEKNCGKTTLIETVLKKNIINENDIYELFGKKRKYVNEDMSIVYKDQKISILDTCSLKKQHRFRNEDLYYDEENRVYNNIRKSDICVYIKEAKDNNICLNKDDKKMLFYLLKEKKNIIFIVSKIDLIVTDYENKRSEFLKSITNTFSDIPVLFLNNNNDSHVNSLLKLITHINKRNNITISTSTLNLFLIQFIKLFPIPWLKKQKCNFKFIKQIRQNPVTFLIFTNLYKNIPNNYLTFFKKKLKDQFDLKYVNIQFVFKTTCDNKNVKKNQIIK, from the coding sequence atgaaatatattaacaaaatagtattaataaaaaatgtgtattaTAAACATGTACAGTTcagaaaaatttattataaaataaatatagtgGGGGCATGTAATAGTGGGAAATCTACACTAAATAATTGTTTACTTGAAAAACTGAATGAAACACATAAAAAATctgttataaataatatagaaaattattgtattcaaaataatgaaaatttaattactatagaaaatagaaaatgttTAATTGTTGACACTTTGGGAGTGAATGAGAAAATGCTAAAAAAGCTCGAAATATGGAAatctaaaaattatgataaaaattttgaaaataataatataataaaaaattattttaatacaattataaatagtaatttaattttatttcctgTTAAAGGTTCAGAAATAAGACAAGCAGATATACTTGctcataatataataaaagatatatataaacaacatgataatatatttacaattgTCCAAAACAACTTAGATGATATATACTTCGATGAAATAAAGTATAATTTTCTTGATATGTACGAAcattttacaaatattattttttttccatactCCTTAGACAGTcacaataaaaatgcaaacttaattaatataataaaagagCGAGTTAAGCAAACAAAAATAGAAGCAGACAAATCTGTGATTAGAAATAATGTATCTAAAAATGAACAAGCCAGTTTTAAAACTGATTTTTATGAAGATCCATCTAAATCGGATGAATATGATATGCACGAGTTTATCGACGATAGTTTGAGAATATTTCGGCCGACCTTAAATGGAGAAATAAagaactatttttataaatttattgatttaaaaaaaaaagaaaaatccAACGACCAGCTATTTAATGACTActttagtaaaaaaattctgaacaaggaattaaaaacaataagCCAAGATgatttgcaaaaaaaatatgcaaacaGAATGTACGAGCCCcgaaaagaagaaaataacaaCAACGATtacaacaataataatgacaTTGATCAGTCAAATAACGAAAATGAAACTAAAGCCTTGAAAGATGAAGGGAAATGGATTGatccaaataatatagaaaaatggGTTCAAGAAAACACTGAAGatggaaaagaaaaaaaaatattcaaaaaattaaaaaataaaagaatggAATTGcttagaaaaattattaacagGGATAAGGACACAAATTTGTATAGTTTGATAAACCTGAGCAAAAATCAAATTTCTATAAATCAggaaaacgaaaaaaacaaaatttccAGTGATGATAATGATGTAACTAGCCACTGCGTAGAAGAAGAGACACAAGTTTGCCAACCAGGAGATAGTGCAAATTATTTAGAAGAGGACGAAATTTCAAAATGTAGTTCATACGATACTTTTGATGAAAGTACTATGGCGAAAGAAGAAAGAGCAAACGATTGGATATCTAAAACAGCCAATTTAGCAGAACATAAATCTGAAAATAAACCAAGTGAAATAAAAGTATGTATTTTAGGGGAAAAGAATTGCGGAAAAACAACACTTATTGAAacagttttaaaaaaaaatataataaatgaaaatgatatatatgaattatttggaaaaaaaagaaaatatgtaaatgaAGATATGAGTATAGTATATAAAGACCAAAAGATATCAATTTTAGATACATgtagtttaaaaaaacaacataGATTTAGAAACGAagatttatattatgatgaagaaaatcgagtatataataatattcgtAAATCggatatatgtgtatatattaaagaaGCCAAAGATAATAACATATGTCTGAATAaggatgataaaaaaatgttattttatttattaaaagaaaaaaaaaatataatatttatagttAGTAAAATAGATTTAATTGTTACAGATTATGAAAACAAACGAAGTGAATTTCTAAAAAGTATAACAAATACATTTAGTGATATAccagtattatttttaaataataataatgatagtCATGTTAATTCATTACTTAAACTTATtacacatataaataaaagaaataatataactaTATCTACATCGactttaaatttatttcttatacaatttattaaattatttccaaTACCTTggttaaaaaaacaaaaatgtaattttaaatttatcaaaCAGATTAGACAAAACCCAGTTacttttcttatttttaccaacctttataaaaatatacccaataattatttgacttttttcaaaaaaaaattaaaagatcaatttgatttaaaatatgttaatattcagtttgtttttaaaactaCATgcgataataaaaatgtcaagaaaaatcaaattatcaaataa
- a CDS encoding HSP20-like chaperone, putative: protein MFFFCIFIIYVLLCKNVLSKLNFQNEELAIAFFESNKGHIVTKEEIVDGIEKSWFEVTNYLINESIKQGNDFSNDIKIAVNEMKQKLDKLLTASYSIKKIDTINASFQWAQSPEYIFLNIKFSHRWSSPGALKVKDEQIVAEKNKFFFSAYSNDPNTVKKKYVVDIDLLHDIIDSETKYNFASVGKVVITLKKAEKKIWNRLLLSKEKNPNLQVWWDMKEKYNKSVLEFLKEEEQKRKDEKTEKENEDDNSEDYVLYDQAEIEDNEKDNKTEKDMIDEDL from the exons atgttttttttttgtatttttattatttatgttttattgtGTAAAAATGTCTTATCAAAATTAAACTTTCAAAACGAGGAATTGGCAATCGCCTTTTTTGAGTCTAATAAAGGCCACATTGTTACTAAAGa AGAAATAGTAGATGGTATAGAGAAGTCCTGGTTTGAAGTCACAAACTATCTGATTAATGAATCAATAAAACAAG GAAATGACTTTAgcaatgatataaaaatagcgGTGAATGAAATGAAACAGAAGCTCGATAAACTTTTGACAGCATCCTATtccattaaaaaaatagacac GATTAATGCATCATTTCAATGGGCCCAATCACccgaatatatttttttaaatataaaattttctcATCGATGGAGTTCACCAG gtGCTCTAAAAGTGAAGGATGAGCAAATCGTtgctgaaaaaaataagttttttttttcagctTATAGTAACGACCCAAATACagtaaagaaaaaatatgtagtTGATATTGATCTTCTTCATGATATAATTGATTCG gaaacaaaatataattttgccTCGGTTGGGAAAGTTGTAATTACCTTAAAAAAagcagaaaaaaaaatatggaacagattattattatctaaGGAGAAGAATCCTAACTTGCAAGTTTGGTGGGACATGAAAGAAAA aTACAATAAAAGCGTTTTAGAGTTTTTAAAAGAAGAGgaacaaaaaagaaaagacgaaaaaacagaaaaagaaaatgaagatgACAATAGTGAAGATTACGTATTATATGATCAAGCTGAAATAgaagataatgaaaaagataaCAAAACTGAAAAGGATATGATAGATGAGGATTTATAA
- a CDS encoding vesicle transport v-SNARE protein, putative translates to MITYSEYLDEYTADLNNYLHKIKHSIHNIKNKEDYNKIREYITESEKCIKQIIIETNSLPKGSHKIFEEINKYNSDLKKYKNILEKMNGDYYSEITGREYDITKKYIEGTNFLDESERRAQDVEDMGYTIMSELTSQRTTLLKTKRHVDDTRQEQNRIKGIIMGIYHNKIIYKYLLVIIIVLLAIANVGVLIYKIRR, encoded by the exons atgataaCATACTCAGAATACCTTGATGAATATACGGCAGACTTAAacaattatttacataaaataaagcatTCGATTCATAACATTAAAA atAAAGAggattataataaaattcgaGAATATATTACAGAGTCTGaaaaatgt ATAAAACAAATCATCATCGAAACAAACAGTTTACCGAAAGGAtctcataaaatattcgaagaa attaataaatataattcagacctaaaaaagtataaaaatattttagaaaAGATGAATGGTGACTATTATTCggaa aTTACTGGTAGAGAATAtgatataacaaaaaaatatattgaaggAACAAATTTCTTAGATGAATCTGAAAg gaGAGCTCAAGATGTTGAGGATATGG GATATACAATAATGAGTGAACTAACCTCCCAAAGGACTACACTTTTAAAAACCAAACGACAT GTCGACGACACGAGACAGGAACAAAATAGAATAAAAGGAATTATAATGGGTATATATCATAACaagataatatataaatatttgttggtaataataatagtattatTGGCAATAGCAAATGTTGGTGTTCtcatttacaaaataagacgttaa